From the genome of Naumannella halotolerans, one region includes:
- a CDS encoding multidrug effflux MFS transporter has protein sequence MSTPDTATATKESTTLGARWLIPLALLTALAPFGTDLYLAAFPTMVDDLSTTESGIQLSLTSFLIGAGVGQLIFGPISDRIGRMRPLVIGLVIAVAAGVAVALAPTITVLVIARLVQGICSAAGMVIGRAMISDLAVGDAAARALSLLMLVGGVAPVIAPLLGSLLVEPLGWRGLMWIVAALCLVALIGTTQLRETLPAERRGGAATPFHPSMLWSRSYVGNTLGFAFGFATMMAYISASSFLYQDLMGLSTWQYGLAFGINALGLMLSSGISARLADSVGPRRLARIGLSVNATAIVAITAIALSGLDPLWLVVPIFFAVAPLGLVFGNVTALALSTVREASGTGSALLGALQFGLAGLVAPLVSLGGEGTALPMALTMLVATVIANLAFTLGNRRPAGVDRSEPAEKDPSSTR, from the coding sequence ATGAGCACACCAGACACAGCGACAGCGACGAAGGAGTCGACCACCCTCGGGGCCAGATGGCTGATACCACTGGCCCTGTTGACTGCGCTCGCACCGTTCGGCACCGACCTGTATCTGGCGGCATTCCCGACCATGGTCGACGACCTGTCCACCACCGAGTCGGGTATCCAGTTGTCATTGACCTCGTTCCTCATCGGCGCCGGTGTGGGGCAGCTGATCTTCGGACCGATCTCGGACCGCATCGGCCGGATGCGCCCGCTGGTGATCGGCCTGGTGATCGCCGTCGCGGCAGGCGTCGCCGTGGCGCTCGCGCCGACCATCACGGTGCTGGTGATCGCCCGCCTGGTACAGGGAATCTGTTCGGCTGCAGGCATGGTGATCGGCCGGGCGATGATCTCCGACCTGGCCGTCGGTGATGCCGCTGCCCGCGCGCTCAGCCTGTTGATGCTGGTCGGCGGCGTGGCCCCGGTGATCGCGCCCCTGCTCGGCAGTCTGCTGGTCGAGCCGCTCGGCTGGCGGGGCCTGATGTGGATCGTCGCCGCCCTCTGCCTGGTCGCCCTGATCGGCACCACACAACTGCGCGAGACCCTGCCGGCCGAACGCCGCGGGGGCGCCGCGACACCCTTCCATCCCTCGATGCTGTGGTCGCGGTCCTATGTCGGCAACACCCTCGGGTTCGCCTTCGGCTTCGCCACCATGATGGCCTACATCTCGGCCTCCTCCTTCCTCTACCAGGACCTGATGGGCCTCAGTACCTGGCAGTACGGTCTCGCCTTCGGCATCAATGCGCTCGGCCTGATGCTCAGCAGCGGGATCTCCGCCCGGCTGGCCGACTCGGTGGGCCCGCGCCGACTCGCCCGGATCGGGCTGTCGGTGAACGCAACCGCCATCGTGGCCATCACCGCGATCGCCCTGAGTGGCCTCGATCCGCTGTGGCTGGTGGTGCCGATCTTCTTCGCCGTCGCACCCCTCGGTCTGGTCTTCGGCAATGTCACCGCCCTGGCCCTGAGCACGGTACGGGAGGCCTCCGGCACCGGATCGGCACTGCTCGGTGCACTGCAGTTCGGCCTCGCCGGCCTGGTCGCTCCGCTGGTCAGTCTCGGCGGGGAGGGCACTGCACTGCCGATGGCGCTGACGATGCTGGTGGCGACGGTGATCGCGAACCTCGCGTTCACGCTCGGCAATCGGCGACCCGCGGGAGTCGACCGGAGCGAACCGGCGGAAAAGGACCCTTCGTCGACGCGCTAG